One Siniperca chuatsi isolate FFG_IHB_CAS linkage group LG3, ASM2008510v1, whole genome shotgun sequence genomic region harbors:
- the LOC122874040 gene encoding uncharacterized protein LOC122874040 encodes MLQEKLNFKRKTELLSYLILCVDKMPFIPPVAIARSVSGLTGKEKPINISSATAVAKTKVQREDKGSSVKERLASNLKHLGKKSQPRSHLPTTKGVSGAELHATRRDTLLPSSQTDSFLASSSGESLSKTQQHKHGSQSSVKSEPEVKTRARQEEACFTLTLTPEAVLLLQRRNSERHQHSASRNAGSGGGVSGSASDSRRRRENVSMRHQPATQRHSAPNSRVTAKNNSDAELGDISSIVKISLLNEQHKYDDVEYEEEEDYCVDERVVLKCTEWLRGLENTPVTVGNSQNKSASGVKRF; translated from the exons ATGCTGCaggaaaagcta aacTTCAAACGCAAAACTGAACTCCTCTCCTATTTGATCCTGTGTGTTGACAAAATGCCATTCATACCACCTGTGGCGATTGCACGCTCTGTGTCAGGACTGACCGGGAAGGAGAAACCTATCAACATTTCATCTGCAACTGCTGTGGCCAAGACGAAGGTCCAAAGAGAAGACAAAGGCAGCTCAGTGAAGGAGCGACTGGCTTCGAACCTCAAGCATCTGGGGAAGAAGAGCCAACCAAGGAGTCATCTGCCAACCACCAAAGGAGTTTCAGGGGCAGAGCTGCATGCAACGAGAAGGGACACATTGTTGCCTTCATCACAAACAGACAGCTTCCTTGCCTCCAGCTCTGGTGAGTCCTTGTCTAagacacagcagcacaaacatgGGAGCCAGAGCTCTGTGAAGAGTGAACCAGAGGTGAAGACGAGGGCCAGGCAGGAGGAGGCCTGTTTCACGCTGACACTCACACCTGAGGctgttctgctgctgcagcgGAGGAACAGTGAGAGACATCAACATTCAGCATCCAGAAATGCTGGAAGCGGAGGTGGTGTTTCTGGAAGCGCCTCAGACTCCAGACGCAGGAGGGAAAACGTCTCTATGAGGCATCAACcagcaacacagagacacagcgCTCCAAACAGCAGAGTCACtgctaaaaacaacagtgacGCTGAACTGGGAGACATAAGCTCCATTGTGAAAATCTCACTTCTAAATGAGCAACATAAGTATGATGATGTGGAgtatgaggaagaggaggactaTTGTGTGGATGAGCGTGTGGTGCTGAAATGTACAGAATGGCTCCGTGGGTTGGAAAACACACCAGTGACAGTGGGAAACAGCCAGAATAAGAGTGCAAGCGGTGTGAAACGTTTTTAG
- the mmd2a gene encoding monocyte to macrophage differentiation factor 2a isoform X1 — protein sequence MNLIRFMNNRVPPNKRYQPTEYEHAANCATHALWIIPSLLGSSVLHFQSEDQWERLSAWVYGAGLSSLFIISTLFHTVAWKKSHLRSVEHCFHMCDRMVIYFFIAASYAPWLNLRELGPWASHMRWLVWVMASFGTTYVFFFHERYKIMELICYTVMGVFPALVILSMPEQSGLCELLVGGACYCLGMVFFKSDGIVPFAHAIWHLFVAMGAAIHYYAIWKYLYAQPPNQVQTSR from the exons ATGAATCTTATAAG GTTTATGAACAACCGCGTTCCTCCTAACAAGAGATACCAGCCCACAGAATATGAGCATGCTGCCAACTGTGCCACGCATGCG TTATGGATAATCCCCAGCCTGCTGGGCAGCTCAGTGTTGCACTTCCAGTCGGAGGACCAATGGGAGCGACTCTCGGCCTGGGTGTACGGGGCGGGGCTCAGCTCGCTCTTCATCATCTCCACCCTGTTCCACACTGTGGCCTGGAAGAAGAGCCACCtacg GTCTGTGGAGCACTGTTTCCACATGTGTGACAGGATGGTGATCTATTTCTTCATTGCTGCCTCCTACGCCCCGTG GCTGAACCTGCGGGAGCTGGGTCCCTGGGCGAGTCACATGCGCTGGCTGGTGTGGGTCATGGCCTCTTTTGGAACCACCTACGTCTTCTTCTTCCATGAGAG GTATAAGATCATGGAGTTGATCTGTTATACGGTGATGGGAGTTTTTCCTGCCTTGGTCATCCTCTCAATG CCGGAGCAGTCGGGGTTGTGTGAGCTGCTGGTGGGCGGAGCCTGCTACTGTCTGGGGATGGTCTTTTTCAAAAGTGATGGCATTGTACCATTCGCTCATGCCATTTGGCACCTGTTTGTAGCTATGGGAGCAGCCATTCACTACTACGCCATCTGGAAGTACCTCTATGCCCAGCCACCCAATCAGGTCCAGACCTCCAGATGA
- the mmd2a gene encoding monocyte to macrophage differentiation factor 2a isoform X2, which translates to MNLIRFMNNRVPPNKRYQPTEYEHAANCATHALWIIPSLLGSSVLHFQSEDQWERLSAWVYGAGLSSLFIISTLFHTVAWKKSHLRLNLRELGPWASHMRWLVWVMASFGTTYVFFFHERYKIMELICYTVMGVFPALVILSMPEQSGLCELLVGGACYCLGMVFFKSDGIVPFAHAIWHLFVAMGAAIHYYAIWKYLYAQPPNQVQTSR; encoded by the exons ATGAATCTTATAAG GTTTATGAACAACCGCGTTCCTCCTAACAAGAGATACCAGCCCACAGAATATGAGCATGCTGCCAACTGTGCCACGCATGCG TTATGGATAATCCCCAGCCTGCTGGGCAGCTCAGTGTTGCACTTCCAGTCGGAGGACCAATGGGAGCGACTCTCGGCCTGGGTGTACGGGGCGGGGCTCAGCTCGCTCTTCATCATCTCCACCCTGTTCCACACTGTGGCCTGGAAGAAGAGCCACCtacg GCTGAACCTGCGGGAGCTGGGTCCCTGGGCGAGTCACATGCGCTGGCTGGTGTGGGTCATGGCCTCTTTTGGAACCACCTACGTCTTCTTCTTCCATGAGAG GTATAAGATCATGGAGTTGATCTGTTATACGGTGATGGGAGTTTTTCCTGCCTTGGTCATCCTCTCAATG CCGGAGCAGTCGGGGTTGTGTGAGCTGCTGGTGGGCGGAGCCTGCTACTGTCTGGGGATGGTCTTTTTCAAAAGTGATGGCATTGTACCATTCGCTCATGCCATTTGGCACCTGTTTGTAGCTATGGGAGCAGCCATTCACTACTACGCCATCTGGAAGTACCTCTATGCCCAGCCACCCAATCAGGTCCAGACCTCCAGATGA
- the arpc1a gene encoding actin-related protein 2/3 complex subunit 1A, with protein sequence MSLHQFLLEPITCHAWNRDRTQIAISPNNHEVHIYKKSGNQWVKTHELKEHNGHITGIDWAPKSDRIVTCGADRNAYVWSQKEGVWKPTLVILRINRAATFVKWSPLENKFAVGSGARLISVCYFESENDWWVSKHIKKPVRSTILSLDWHPNNILLAAGSCDFKCRVFSAYIKEVEEKPGPTPWGSKMPFGAVLAEFGGAGGGGWVHSVSFSASGNRLAWVSHDSTVTVVDSSKTASPSQLKTEFLPLLSVIFVSENSLVAAGHDCCPMLFRCDDSGTLTFVSKLDLPKQSIQRNISAMERFRNMDKRATTEDRNTALDTLHQNSITQVSIYEGDKRDCRKFCTTGIDGAMTIWDFKSLEASIQGLRIM encoded by the exons ATGTCCCTTCATCAGTTTCTGTTGGAACCCATCACCTGCCACGCGTGGAACCGCGATAGGACAC aaattGCCATCAGTCCTAATAACCACGAAGTCCATATTTACAAGAAGAGTGGTAACCAGTGGGTTAAGACCCATGAGCTGAAGGAGCACAATGGACACATAACAG GTATTGACTGGGCTCCCAAAAGTGACCGTATAGTGACATGTGGAGCCGACCGTAATGCCTATGTGTGGTCCCAGAAGGAGGGGGTATGGAAGCCCACACTGGTCATCCTCAGGATCAACCGAGCCGCCACCTTCGTCAAGTGGTCTCCACTGGAGAACAAGTTTGCAGTTGGTAGTGGTGCGCGACTCATCTCTGTCTGCTACTTTGAGTCTGAGAATGACTG GTGGGTGAGCAAGCACATCAAGAAGCCAGTCCGCTCCACCATCCTCAGTCTGGACTGGCATCCCAACAACATCCTGCTGGCTGCTGGATCCTGTGATTTCAAATGCAG GGTGTTCTCAGCCTACATTAAGGAGGTGGAAGAGAAACCAGGCCCCACACCCTGGGGCAGCAAGATGCCATTTGGGGCTGTGCTAGCAGAATTTGGAGGAGCGG GTGGAGGGGGTTGGGTCcactctgtttctttctcagcCTCTGGTAACCGCCTGGCCTGGGTCAGCCATGACAGCACTGTCACTGTGGTGGACAGCTCCAAGACTGCCAG TCCTTCACAGCTGAAGACGGAgttccttcctctcctcagtgtcatttttgtttcagaGAACAGTCTAGTAGCTGCG GGCCACGACTGTTGCCCCATGCTGTTCCGTTGCGACGATAGTGGAACGCTGACATTTGTGTCTAAGCTCGACCTCCCCAAGCAGAGTATCCAGAGGAACATCTCTGCCATGGAGCGCTTTAGGAACATGGACAAGAGAGCCACCACCGAGGACCGCAACACTGCCCTGGACACACTGCACCAGAACAGCATCAC CCAAGTGTCTATCTATGAGGGAGACAAAAGGGATTGTCGCAAGTTCTGCACCACAGGCATCGATGGAGCAATGACCATTTGGGACTTCAAg AGTCTAGAAGCTTCTATCCAGGGTCTCCGCATCATGTGA
- the arpc1b gene encoding actin-related protein 2/3 complex subunit 1B: protein MAYYSFLLEPISCHAWNKDRTQIALCPNNHEVHIYKKDGAKWAKIHELKEHNGQVTGIDWAPDSNRIVTCGADRNAYVWTLKEGTWKPTLVILRINRAARCVKWSPRENKFAVGSGSRLISICYFEQENDWWVCKHIKKPIRSTILSLDWHPNNVLLAAGSCDFKCRVFSAYIKEVEEKPGPTSWGSKMPFGEMLFESGGSGATSQASVGGGGWVHSVCFSHSGNRLAWTSHDSTVSVAEGGKTSTVNSLSSETLPLLCVTFVTENSLIAAGHDCYPVLFVYDSAKGSLTFGGKLDVPKQAAQKGISARERFQNLDRRASETQGTEKDLNTLHKNSISEISVLEGGRNQCTKFCTTGMDGGMGIWDVKTLESAMKNLKIV, encoded by the exons ATGGCGTACTATAGCTTCCTGCTGGAACCAATTAGCTGCCATGCCTGGAACAAAGATCGGACCC AGATCGCCCTGTGCCCCAACAACCACGAGGTCCACATCTACAAGAAAGATGGAGCCAAGTGGGCCAAGATCCATGAGCTGAAGGAGCACAATGGGCAGGTGACAG GTATTGACTGGGCTCCTGACAGTAATCGTATAGTTACTTGCGGAGCAGACCGTAATGCCTACGTGTGGACCCTAAAAGAGGGCACATGGAAGCCCACCCTGGTCATCCTCAGGATCAACCGCGCTGCTCGCTGTGTGAAGTGGTCGCCACGAGAGAACAAGTTTGCTGTAGGCAGCGGCTCACGTCTCATCTCCATCTGCTACTTTGAGCAGGAAAACGACTG GTGGGTGTGTAAGCACATCAAGAAGCCGATTCGCTCCACCATCCTCAGTCTGGACTGGCATCCCAACAATGTCCTGCTGGCTGCTGGATCCTGTGACTTCAAATGCAG GGTGTTTTCAGCCTACAttaaggaggtggaggagaagccCGGCCCCACTTCCTGGGGCAGCAAGATGCCATTCGGGGAGATGTTGTTTGAGTCCGGAGGATCTGGAGCTACAAGTCAGGCTTCAGTTGGAGGGGGTGGTTGGGTGCACAGCGTATGCTTCTCACACTCCGGCAACCGCCTGGCCTGGACCTCCCATGACTCCACTGTGTCTGTCGCAGAGGGAGGCAAGACCAGCAC GGTGAACAGTCTGAGCTCTGAGACACTTCCTCTGCTGTGTGTCACCTTCGTTACTGAGAACAGCTTAATAGCAGCT GGCCATGACTGTTACCCGGTGCTGTTTGTGTACGACAGTGCCAAAGGCAGCTTGACATTTGGTGGCAAGCTGGACGTTCCTAAGCAGGCGGCCCAGAAGGGCATCAGTGCCAGGGAACGTTTCCAGAACCTGGACCGTCGGGCCTCAGAGACCCAGGGCACCGAGAAGGACCTGAACACCCTGCACAAGAACAGCATCAG TGAAATCTCAGTGCTGGAAGGAGGACGAAACCAGTGCACCAAGTTCTGCACCACCGGCATGGATGGAGGAATGGGCATCTGGGATgtcaag actctGGAATCTGCAATGAAGAACCTGAAGATAGTCTGA
- the LOC122874042 gene encoding lipopolysaccharide-induced tumor necrosis factor-alpha factor homolog, whose protein sequence is MESLSKVDEPLPTPPPYFLGDESQTGQDVRMYHIHSPFSPPPPPPSFSFSPGVGCSSQPCTTLSVSALPPSTPRPKFVSYETELYRSPALTTCLSCQTQVTTQVTYQVGTQAWLMCLVFVLCGLVLGCCLIPLFVNYFKDAYHTCPRCQRVLHIQRKTCCE, encoded by the exons ATGGAATCGTTATCAAAAGTGGATGAGCCGTTGCCTACGCCTCCGCCGTACTTCTTAGGAG ATGAAAGTCAAACAGGGCAAGATGTGAGAATGTACCATATTCACTCACCTTTTagccctccaccaccacctccttccttctccttttctcctgGAGTTGGCTGCTCCTCTCAACCTTGCACAACTCTATCAG TGTCTGCTCTGCCTCCGTCTACTCCCAGGCCGAAGTTTGTGAGCTATGAAACGGAGCTGTATCGTTCTCCAGCTCTGACAACATGCCTTTCTTGTCAGACTCAGGTCACCACGCAAGTCACCTACCAAGTCGGGACTCAAGCGTggctcatgtgtcttgtgtttgtgttatgtgG GTTGGTGCTTGGATGCTGCCTGATCCCATTATTTGTAAACTATTTCAAGGATGCCTATCACACTTGTCCTCGCTGTCAACGAGTCCTCCACATACAAAGGAAGACATGTtgtgaatga